A single region of the Triticum dicoccoides isolate Atlit2015 ecotype Zavitan chromosome 2B, WEW_v2.0, whole genome shotgun sequence genome encodes:
- the LOC119365811 gene encoding importin subunit beta-1-like isoform X2, translating to MDESIDMSDALAHASNPDDNIRSIGEGMLKRLHNLDLPNFLLRLSSELLREGSPEECRALAAITLKNSLDSKDPALKGAHKDLLSLNWLNLHPSIRSEIKTNLLMTLESDSRQSHSRCPSSKVIAKVIARVACMEIPRNQWLDLVGKLVDNMASSSSSLKQATLEVLEYIFEEKIPKVLKGNQLDDVMACVINALKNQVLSSEVHLAALKVLLNILELAKFKGHAWRNSIVAVCDVAVVTVCDVAGGRGESGAEIKEAAFECLVAMASTCHTKLEPYKEIMLSLTSQALEGDVESVKVQCIKLWMTICQEEINWEEEEEEGEEEEEEEEEEEEEEGASSFIDTLCSFVPLLLHTYLNEEGDLKQGDIWKQEDEGDGDISMTAEQEEGDGDISMTAEQEEEGDENVEQEEDETLQGISMTCLGLAARIMKGGIVPLVMHFVVENMNGPHKVAALSPLGFILEGPSVKQLAPVVDLLLTMMEDGEEGVRGKAAWSLGRLFELVGANRIMRNKVVTLDGIMRVLIEGSKDVPQVSTEVHGALCFLARSYGEDAKSKSNLSQLSPFVPPVIDALICASDLARETPYRLLACPYKALSEIVRVSHVQDLQVCRALIGLMSHIMRRLNTVLHGHGAISSLKRKNQLEVLLCGLLNVLIHKLGSSKKFTLKWSAKCVLLLLCPLLTRDSTSARDGAALAIGALAHAIGGDFGQHMPMLLQYFSVKRLFPVYLEVMCDICQVLGKKGKKEEVVPSFDHIMDVLCQGMTELTLQPPILSSIGQIALALGEKFEKYLPLVMEKLLVVEKLAQLKSEDKDEDHSTKVREGIFEAYYGIIGGITDPRSGFKVGLALLDFSEQERKRRDRDGRTLTAGVHALSQLPPRVEVWSEGFIRLMQEASIYGRVQVTEGQQKASIYGRVQVTEGQQSGGLR from the exons ATGGATGAATCAATTGATATGAGTGATGCTCTGGCACATGCTTCCAACCCAGATGACAACATAAGGTCAATAGGAGAAGGCATGCTAAAGCGGCTCCATAATCTTGATCTTCCCAACTTCCTCCTACGACTATCATCTGAGCTCTTGAGGGAGGGGAGTCCAGAAGAGTGTAGGGCACTTGCTGCCATCACCCTTAAGAACTCATTGGACTCAAAGGATCCTGCACTCAAGGGCGCGCACAAGGATCTACTTTCTCTAAACTGGCTCAACCTCCATCCCTCAATCCGATCCGAGATTAAAACGAACTTGCTCATGACACTAGAATCTGATTCAAGGCAATCTCATTCAAGGTGCCCCTCATCAAAAGTTATTGCTAAAGTTATTGCCAGGGTTGCATGCATGGAGATACCCCGGAATCAATGGCTGGACCTTGTTGGTAAATTAGTGGACAACATGGCAAGTTCATCTTCTTCCCTAAAGCAAGCAACTCTAGAGGTGCTGGAGTATATCTTTGAGGAGAAGATCCCTAAAGTTCTTAAGGGGAATCAATTGGATGATGTTATGGCTTGTGTCATCAATGCATTGAAGAACCAGGTGCTAAGTTCTGAAGTCCATTTGGCAGCCCTTAAAGTTCTACTCAACATTCTTGAGTTAGCTAAGTTTAAAGGTCATGCTTGGAGAAATTCTATAGTGGCAGTTTGTGATGTGGCAGTAGTGACTGTTTGTGATGTGGCAGGAGGCCGGGGTGAATCTGGAGCGGAGATCAAAGAGGCGGCATTTGAGTGCCTTGTTGCAATGGCATCCACTTGTCATACCAAATTAGAACCATACAAGGAAATCATGTTGAGTCTTACATCCCAAGCTTTGGAAGGAGATGTGGAATCAGTTAAAGTCCAATGTATTAAGTTGTGGATGACTATTTGCCAAGAAGAGATTAattgggaagaggaggaggaagaaggagaagaagaagaagaagaagaagaagaagaagaagaagaagaaggggcatcTAGCTTTATTGATACTCTCTGTTCATTTGTTCCACTTCTCCTACACACTTACTTAAATGAAGAGGGAGATTTAAAACAGGGGGACATTTGGAAACAGGAAGATGAGGGAGATGGAGACATTTCCATGACTGCGGAACAAGAAGAGGGAGATGGAGACATTTCCATGACTGCGGAACAAGAAGAAGAGGGAGATGAAAATGTGGAACAAGAG GAAGATGAGACTCTACAAGGCATTTCCATGACATGCCTAGGCCTTGCAGCTCGAATTATGAAGGGTGGAATTGTCCCCCTTGTGATGCATTTTGTTGTGGAAAACATGAATGGGCCACATAAGGTAGCAGCATTGTCTCCATTAGGTTTTATCCTTGAAGGTCCCTCTGTCAAGCAACTTGCTCCTGTGGTTGATTTATTGCTTACCATGATGGAAGATGGGGAGGAAGGTGTAAGAGGCAAGGCTGCATGGAGTCTTGGGCGGCTGTTTGAGCTTGTTGGTGCAAATAGAATTATGAGAAATAAAGTGGTGACCCTGGATGGGATCATGAGGGTCTTGATAGAGGGGAGCAAAGATGTCCCTCAAGTGTCCACTGAAGTGCATGGAGCTCTATGTTTTCTTGCAAGAAGTTATGGAGAAGATGCGAAGTCAAAGTCAAACTTATCTCAGCTTTCACCTTTTGTTCCGCCTGTTATTGATGCTCTCATTTGTGCTTCAGATCTGGCTAGGGAGACCCCTTATAGGCTTCTTGCATGTCCTTATAAAGCATTGAGTGAGATTGTAAGAGTCAGTCACGTTCAAGACTTGCAAGTCTGTCGGGCACTTATAGGTTTGATGTCTCATATCATGAGAAGATTGAACACTGTGCTTCATGGTCATGGTGCAATTTCATCTCTTAAGAGGAAGAACCAACTTGAGGTCTTGCTGTGTGGTCTACTTAATGTCTTAATCCACAAGCTTGGAAGCAGCAAAAAGTTTACACTTAAGTGGTCTGCTAAATGTGTGTTGCTGTTATTGTGCCCTCTGTTGACCCGTGACAGTACTAGTGCGCGTGATGGAGCAGCCCTTGCCATTGGTGCTCTTGCTCATGCCATTGGTGGTGATTTTGGGCAACACATGCCTATGCTGCTACAATATTTTAGTGTGAAGCGACTCTTTCCAGTTTATCTAGAAGTGATGTGTGATATTTGCCAAGTCTTGGGAAAAAAGGGGAAAAAGGAAGAAGTGGTGCCATCCTTTGATCATATTATGGATGTTCTGTGCCAAGGTATGACAGAACTGACGCTTCAACCTCCAATTCTATCAAGCATTGGACAGATTGCTCTTGCTCTTGGTGAGAAATTTGAGAAATACCTGCCTCTAGTTATGGAAAAGCTTCTAGTTGTGGAAAAGCTTGCTCAGCTCAAGTCAGAGGATAAGGATGAGGATCATAGTACCAAAGTTAGGGAGGGAATATTTGAGGCCTACTATGGCATAATAGGGGGTATAACTGACCCAAGGTCTGGATTCAAGGTAGGATTGGCTCTACTTGACTTCAGTGAACAGGAGAGGAAGAGAAG GGACAGGGACGGAAGGACCTTGACAGCAGGAGTTCATGCCTTGTCTCAGCTTCCTCCTAGAGTGGAGGTTTGGTCAGAGGGGTTTATTCGATTGATGCAGGAAGCAAGTATTTATGGTCGAGTGCAGGTGACAGAAGGACAGCAGAAAGCAAGTATTTATGGTCGAGTGCAGGTAACAGAAGGACAGCAGAGTGGGGGCTTGAGGTAG
- the LOC119365811 gene encoding importin subunit beta-1-like isoform X1 encodes MDESIDMSDALAHASNPDDNIRSIGEGMLKRLHNLDLPNFLLRLSSELLREGSPEECRALAAITLKNSLDSKDPALKGAHKDLLSLNWLNLHPSIRSEIKTNLLMTLESDSRQSHSRCPSSKVIAKVIARVACMEIPRNQWLDLVGKLVDNMASSSSSLKQATLEVLEYIFEEKIPKVLKGNQLDDVMACVINALKNQVLSSEVHLAALKVLLNILELAKFKGHAWRNSIVAVCDVAVVTVCDVAGGRGESGAEIKEAAFECLVAMASTCHTKLEPYKEIMLSLTSQALEGDVESVKVQCIKLWMTICQEEINWEEEEEEGEEEEEEEEEEEEEEGASSFIDTLCSFVPLLLHTYLNEEGDLKQGDIWKQEDEGDGDISMTAEQEEGDGDISMTAEQEEEGDENVEQEGVNLEGIWEQEEDETLQGISMTCLGLAARIMKGGIVPLVMHFVVENMNGPHKVAALSPLGFILEGPSVKQLAPVVDLLLTMMEDGEEGVRGKAAWSLGRLFELVGANRIMRNKVVTLDGIMRVLIEGSKDVPQVSTEVHGALCFLARSYGEDAKSKSNLSQLSPFVPPVIDALICASDLARETPYRLLACPYKALSEIVRVSHVQDLQVCRALIGLMSHIMRRLNTVLHGHGAISSLKRKNQLEVLLCGLLNVLIHKLGSSKKFTLKWSAKCVLLLLCPLLTRDSTSARDGAALAIGALAHAIGGDFGQHMPMLLQYFSVKRLFPVYLEVMCDICQVLGKKGKKEEVVPSFDHIMDVLCQGMTELTLQPPILSSIGQIALALGEKFEKYLPLVMEKLLVVEKLAQLKSEDKDEDHSTKVREGIFEAYYGIIGGITDPRSGFKVGLALLDFSEQERKRRDRDGRTLTAGVHALSQLPPRVEVWSEGFIRLMQEASIYGRVQVTEGQQKASIYGRVQVTEGQQSGGLR; translated from the exons ATGGATGAATCAATTGATATGAGTGATGCTCTGGCACATGCTTCCAACCCAGATGACAACATAAGGTCAATAGGAGAAGGCATGCTAAAGCGGCTCCATAATCTTGATCTTCCCAACTTCCTCCTACGACTATCATCTGAGCTCTTGAGGGAGGGGAGTCCAGAAGAGTGTAGGGCACTTGCTGCCATCACCCTTAAGAACTCATTGGACTCAAAGGATCCTGCACTCAAGGGCGCGCACAAGGATCTACTTTCTCTAAACTGGCTCAACCTCCATCCCTCAATCCGATCCGAGATTAAAACGAACTTGCTCATGACACTAGAATCTGATTCAAGGCAATCTCATTCAAGGTGCCCCTCATCAAAAGTTATTGCTAAAGTTATTGCCAGGGTTGCATGCATGGAGATACCCCGGAATCAATGGCTGGACCTTGTTGGTAAATTAGTGGACAACATGGCAAGTTCATCTTCTTCCCTAAAGCAAGCAACTCTAGAGGTGCTGGAGTATATCTTTGAGGAGAAGATCCCTAAAGTTCTTAAGGGGAATCAATTGGATGATGTTATGGCTTGTGTCATCAATGCATTGAAGAACCAGGTGCTAAGTTCTGAAGTCCATTTGGCAGCCCTTAAAGTTCTACTCAACATTCTTGAGTTAGCTAAGTTTAAAGGTCATGCTTGGAGAAATTCTATAGTGGCAGTTTGTGATGTGGCAGTAGTGACTGTTTGTGATGTGGCAGGAGGCCGGGGTGAATCTGGAGCGGAGATCAAAGAGGCGGCATTTGAGTGCCTTGTTGCAATGGCATCCACTTGTCATACCAAATTAGAACCATACAAGGAAATCATGTTGAGTCTTACATCCCAAGCTTTGGAAGGAGATGTGGAATCAGTTAAAGTCCAATGTATTAAGTTGTGGATGACTATTTGCCAAGAAGAGATTAattgggaagaggaggaggaagaaggagaagaagaagaagaagaagaagaagaagaagaagaagaagaaggggcatcTAGCTTTATTGATACTCTCTGTTCATTTGTTCCACTTCTCCTACACACTTACTTAAATGAAGAGGGAGATTTAAAACAGGGGGACATTTGGAAACAGGAAGATGAGGGAGATGGAGACATTTCCATGACTGCGGAACAAGAAGAGGGAGATGGAGACATTTCCATGACTGCGGAACAAGAAGAAGAGGGAGATGAAAATGTGGAACAAGAGGGAGTAAACCTTGAAGGCATTTGGGAACAAGAGGAAGATGAGACTCTACAAGGCATTTCCATGACATGCCTAGGCCTTGCAGCTCGAATTATGAAGGGTGGAATTGTCCCCCTTGTGATGCATTTTGTTGTGGAAAACATGAATGGGCCACATAAGGTAGCAGCATTGTCTCCATTAGGTTTTATCCTTGAAGGTCCCTCTGTCAAGCAACTTGCTCCTGTGGTTGATTTATTGCTTACCATGATGGAAGATGGGGAGGAAGGTGTAAGAGGCAAGGCTGCATGGAGTCTTGGGCGGCTGTTTGAGCTTGTTGGTGCAAATAGAATTATGAGAAATAAAGTGGTGACCCTGGATGGGATCATGAGGGTCTTGATAGAGGGGAGCAAAGATGTCCCTCAAGTGTCCACTGAAGTGCATGGAGCTCTATGTTTTCTTGCAAGAAGTTATGGAGAAGATGCGAAGTCAAAGTCAAACTTATCTCAGCTTTCACCTTTTGTTCCGCCTGTTATTGATGCTCTCATTTGTGCTTCAGATCTGGCTAGGGAGACCCCTTATAGGCTTCTTGCATGTCCTTATAAAGCATTGAGTGAGATTGTAAGAGTCAGTCACGTTCAAGACTTGCAAGTCTGTCGGGCACTTATAGGTTTGATGTCTCATATCATGAGAAGATTGAACACTGTGCTTCATGGTCATGGTGCAATTTCATCTCTTAAGAGGAAGAACCAACTTGAGGTCTTGCTGTGTGGTCTACTTAATGTCTTAATCCACAAGCTTGGAAGCAGCAAAAAGTTTACACTTAAGTGGTCTGCTAAATGTGTGTTGCTGTTATTGTGCCCTCTGTTGACCCGTGACAGTACTAGTGCGCGTGATGGAGCAGCCCTTGCCATTGGTGCTCTTGCTCATGCCATTGGTGGTGATTTTGGGCAACACATGCCTATGCTGCTACAATATTTTAGTGTGAAGCGACTCTTTCCAGTTTATCTAGAAGTGATGTGTGATATTTGCCAAGTCTTGGGAAAAAAGGGGAAAAAGGAAGAAGTGGTGCCATCCTTTGATCATATTATGGATGTTCTGTGCCAAGGTATGACAGAACTGACGCTTCAACCTCCAATTCTATCAAGCATTGGACAGATTGCTCTTGCTCTTGGTGAGAAATTTGAGAAATACCTGCCTCTAGTTATGGAAAAGCTTCTAGTTGTGGAAAAGCTTGCTCAGCTCAAGTCAGAGGATAAGGATGAGGATCATAGTACCAAAGTTAGGGAGGGAATATTTGAGGCCTACTATGGCATAATAGGGGGTATAACTGACCCAAGGTCTGGATTCAAGGTAGGATTGGCTCTACTTGACTTCAGTGAACAGGAGAGGAAGAGAAG GGACAGGGACGGAAGGACCTTGACAGCAGGAGTTCATGCCTTGTCTCAGCTTCCTCCTAGAGTGGAGGTTTGGTCAGAGGGGTTTATTCGATTGATGCAGGAAGCAAGTATTTATGGTCGAGTGCAGGTGACAGAAGGACAGCAGAAAGCAAGTATTTATGGTCGAGTGCAGGTAACAGAAGGACAGCAGAGTGGGGGCTTGAGGTAG